The DNA sequence AAAGTTTTGGAGTCAGAAAGACAAGCTTACAAATTCCAGTTCTGCTAATCatccctgtgtgaccttggatatgAACTTCAGATCCCCTCTCCCAGGGTTACCGGGAAGGTGAAATGAGCGCCTCCTGCGTTCAAGTGCCCAGCTCAGGACCTGGGGGCTCCAGTGGCCAAGTCGCACTGAGGATTGGCTATATCTGGGGCCCCTGGGAGTCTGTGGGCAGCAGGGCTCCGTCAGCAGGAAGAAGGCTGACTGCTCCGCTTTGCACTGTCTATCCCATGACAGGTCCAGAACATCAGCCTCCGAGAGGGGGAAACGGTGACTGTGGAGGGCCTGGGGGGGCCTGACCCACTGCCCCTGGCCAACCAGTCTTTCCTACTGAGGGGGCAAGTCATCCGTAGCCCCACCCACCAAGCAGCACTGAGGTTCCAGAGCCTCCCACCACCTGCTGGGCCTGGCACCTTCCATTTCCACTACCAAGGTAGGCCTGGGCAGCTGGGGGAAGAACCAGCCCAGACTGGGTGTCCTCCTGGGGATCTCTGGTGCCATTATAGGTATGGGTGTGGGGAGTCAGCGGGACAGGCGCAGGTGCCCTGTGATGCTCTGTACAACTAAAGGTGATTATTGCACACCTGACACTTCCAGAACCTTCCCTCTGCCACCTACTACCTTGTAGAAATCTGGTTGTGAAGGGGGCCTGACACAGAACCCGGTAGTCCTAGGGGGCCCATTTCCACttactcattcactcacttattcattcagtaaacTCTTTCTAGGTATCCGCTCTTTGCTCTTTGCCAGGCTGTGCTGGACAACGACAATGTCAAGGATCTTTGAGGGCCTTGAGGCATTCCTTGACCTCAAGGAGTTCAGAATCTCTAGAGGAGGTAGACACTGAAATAGGCAATAACAATAGAAGGCCTACCTCCCAAATGCAAGGGGGTCAAGGTCAAAGGGGCTTGATGTGACCTTCTGGAGGTTCTTAGCAACCAACGTGGCTTTCCTGAACCACCTCACCCACCCTAGACCTGGCTCATGCCCCACTCCGctcagaaaacctctggaaataGGGGAGTGGCCAGATAGAATGGGAAAAATCACAgactcaagaaatgggcagatctGTGTCTAAATCCTCTTCCCATTGGCTGTTGACCTTGGACAGGTCATTTGACCTCTCTaacccttcctttcctctgctgTACATGTGACCAATATGCCTATTCCATAAAGTCACAAGGAGGATTAAACAAAAGGGTTCATGGCAAATGCTTAGCACTTAGCCCGTTCCGTGAACTTATCGTGTTCCATGAAGGAACCAGAAACAAGGGTTAAAGAACTGGCAggatgggaaggggaggaaaagggggGCTCGCCTCTGCCTTTCCCATCAGCATCTCTCCTGATACCCCTTCCCCCAGGCAAAGTCTTCTTGACAGGGTAACCAGTTCAGACTGGGGAGTGCTAATGGGGAAATAATTGGTGTGAGCGATTATGGCATTGCCCTGCGTTGTCAGGGACCGATTCTGCAGCCCTGCTGGGTCCACAgccctgagggggaggaggacgGGGCGCTGGAGAGGGAAATGCTTAGAACCCACCTAAGAAGCACTCACCCCTCCCTAGCCTCTCCACCCAAACTGGGAGAGCAGTCTGGTGCTGGCATCAGGAATGGCCAGCAGGGCTTGGCAGAGGCAGGGGGTCAGCTGAGACAAGGGTGAGCATCTAGGCGGCCCAGCCAGCCTCCCTAATGGCTCATCAATCCTCCCCAGCAGCGGGCATAATTTCACGGCATGGTAACCTCTCTTGCCGCAAATTCCTTTGCACAAAACCCTGGACCTTCTCTCTGTTGGGCCAGACAAAGGTGGCTGAAAGACAGTGAGCTGGAGGCCCGGCAAGGGGTACAGACCCCAAGGAGGGGCTGGGAGAGCTGGCCcagtcctgccttctgctcagctcccagaaGCCCTCCCTCCTCGGCCCAGTTTTTGTCAATGATCAGCTCTTTCCTTAATGAGCGTAATTCCCCTAATTATAGGCTGTAATTAGCCCTGATCCCAGAGATGGGAACAGGAGGAGCATGTGCTCACACGCGTGTCTCCCTGGGCTGGAGAAAGAGGGTGCCAGAAGAGGGGGCGAGGGGACTAGTACCCGCATCACTGCCGGAGCTATCCAAGATAATGTTGGAGATCACAAGGAAGGGCCCCCACAAGGGCTTCATCTGTAGAACCAGGCTCCGACTCCCCTCCCACAGCCCCAGGCAGGGTGAGGAAGCAGAGGGCCCTGCCAGgcatcccctcctccctcctgagcATTCCTGGCACTGGACTTGGCCCCAGAAACAGACGCCGGGAGAAAATAGCTCAACAGATTGCCGTCATCCAGGCTCCCTGGGAACGGTAGTCATGGCAACAGGAGGAAGCTCCTCCTGGGAAGTGGCCACTATGGAGTCTGGGGGCTTCCTCATCTGCCCCCAACCTCCTGCTCTCACCTCTTCCCAGCccagtttcctaatctgtgaaatgggggacCGCTCTTTCCAGGGTTGCGATAAGGACCCACAGGGAAGATATAAGGACATCTGACTCATGACCGAGAGCTGTCTGGGTATCACCCCCCACTCCCTGCACTCTGGTTGGGAGTGCCCCACACTCTTTTCCCCATCCCATTCTGGCCAGGGGTCTCTCCTCGGGTTATTGTGAGGGGTCACCCTCACCAACTACCCAGGGCAATCTTGTCTATCACTCATGGGTTCCTCAGACTCCTGAGCCCTGGTTTTTACTTCACCAGGGGAAGCAGGTGGGAGACAGGAGATGGAAAGCTCTAGAGCCAGGAGCTTCAAATGCCTTCTCCACCACTTACTGGCTATGTGATCAGGGCAATTCCCCCAGtctccctgaacctcagttttccttATTGGGAAATGTGTTAATAATCCATActttgccttccttcctcccaagCATACTGTGGAAGTGTGAAGGCATTTTAGAAGCTGGAAGGTGCCTGCAGATGTGAGGTGCTTTTGTTAATTGAGATTCCGAACAATAACAGCAGGCTGGGACATTTGGTATTTGTTCTGTGCCAGGAATTATGCATATGTCCTCTCAGTTAACCTCTCATGTAACAAGTCTGGATGCAGTACTGGAAATGGGGGGTGGTGCTAAACAGGGAagtggaggcacagagaagttaggtaacttgcccaaggtggcACAGCAAGTAAGGGAGCTTGTATTCTTTAAACCCAGACAGTCAGACCCCAGAACCCACTCCCTAAACATTACCCTTTCATCCCTGTCAATCACAAAGAACCACTCATTGGCTATGAGAGAGGGAAGAGTAAGAATCATCCTTTCCCTTTTTGTAAGCCCAGTGACTATAGAGCCAGGATGGGTAAAAAATCATGGAACTCATTTCTGGATCCTGTTCTGCCCAGAGGCGGCCCCTTTGCCTATTTACACAAACCACACGGAGGCTAGCCGAGGACCTCTAGACCTGCCTGGACCTCTCTTTCCATCCACCTAGTGCCATCAGTAAGGGCGGGCCCCTCCACCCCAAGATCCTCAGTCTAGACAATCCCTATCCCTCTTACTACCCCCACGGGTTTTCAGACTCTGTAGCCCAAGCCTTCACTcggcctctctccttgacttcCTCCAGCCTTCTTTCCCGCTCTGGGACACAAGCCCTAGCCCTCATTTTTAGCTATCTCCCTGGCTTGGCACCAGACTGGGACTTGCCAGGTTGTCTTGTAGGATTTGCTGCCACCATTCGGTCATACTTGGTATGACAATTCCAAAAGTTACCAAACTTTCCCAGGCAACTTGTTCCCCCAACTTTCAAGGCAGGCgtgccctgcctccccacccttgccccatcctgtttttaaaagaagtcCACAGTCCTTGCCAGTGAACACTGGGTAAGCTTTTACTGTCTGACTTCAGTCGTTCTAGCTGTAATTCATATCCGTCCCCTACAGGAAAAATAGCATCAATACTTTACATGAGGATAGACTTACTGTTTCAAGTGCTTTCCCATCTATAAGTCATTCAATAAACCTTTCTTAAAGATGTGCTCTCAGCTGGATTCCAGGGACGCCAAAGCAGAATAAAATCCTATCCCCTTTATTCTCTTAATAACCCTGTAGGTAGCCTGGCATTTTGAACCTCATTTAACAAGTGGGAAACTGGGACACAGAAAGGCTGAAAAACTGGCCAAAAGCGTCAGGAAGCTTGGACCAGGACTCAAGCCTCCTAACTTCCAGCTCTGCGCTTGCTCCACTCACCAGCCCAGGATGCTGGAAATATCTCTGGCCCCTTCTGGGGTGGGTAGCAGAGTCTTTCCTGGAATTCCCGATGCTTCTTCCGGTCCTGAGTGACACCTCCAGGCAGGCTGTGGCAGGCCTCTTTTGCCCTGGCTATGATTCAGCGCCTTAGTGCACGCAcatgcgtgtgcgcgcgcgcgcgcacacacacacacacacacacacacacacacaatgtcacCCAATTTCTCTCTGCAGCCTACCTCCTGAGCTGCCACTTTCCCCGGCGTCCTGCTTATGGAGCCGTGACCGTCACCAGCCTCCACCCAGGAGGTAGCGCCCGCTTCCGCTGTGCCACTGGCTACCAGCTGAAGGGTGCCAGGCTTCTCACCTGTCTCAATGCCACCCAGCCCTTCTGGGATTTCCAGGAGCCTGTCTGCATTGGTAAGTGGCTCCAGGGGACTCAGGGCTAAACAGAGGAGTAAGGGGGGTGGTGCTTATCCCTGCTCTACATTGCTGTCTGGAATCTTCATTTACTCTCTATAAGGAAGCCAGAAAATGGTCACATACCTCTGTAGCATTTATCCAAACCCTATATTGAGCACTTCCTATATCCAGGCACTACGGGTATACAGAACTGAATTAAATGGAAACCATGCCCTCAAAGGGTCCACAATTCTGGGAAATGGAAGAAGACGGAAGCACATGGATCACCAATTTCCAAAGCAGGCAGTAAAAAACACCAATGAAGAGTCATAAAAAAACACCAATGACgtgggcagggaggaagcaaTGGTTCTTGGATGGGTATTTGGGAGGCATCTTGGGGGAATTGACATTGAAAgcttgaggtttgttttttttttaagatttatttatttgacagagagagagcaagagcaagcacaggcagggggagcggcaggcagagggagtgggagaagcaggcttcccactgagcagggaggcctgatatggggctcagtctcaggacactgggatcatgacctgacccgaaggcaaacacttaaccgactaaaccccccaggtacccctgaaggTTTGACATTTTAATGGACACATAGTACGCAAATGACACATATTAATTGTGTGAATAGACAAGAGTACAGGCACTTAGCACAGAGGCAACAAGGTGAGGCAGTGTTTGGGGCTCAGAAAACAGCCAGGGAGGAGCTCAGAACAATTCCGCAGGAGAGCCAGCTGGGTGGTATCCAGAGGCCAGGAGGCCAGGCAGGCAAGAGGCTCCGAACTTGACAGTGACTTTGGGaatagagaggagggaagaggtcCCAGAGACACTGTCGAGCAAAGCAGGACAAGTGAAAGGAGACTTTCTCCCAGGTTCTGGGCCTGGACAATGAAGAACTCTGAGGTTGTTGCCAAGGGAGAGGGGCTTCTTGGCAGAGGGAAGATGGAGGGTTTAATCAGCAGTGTAAAAGGCAGAGAAGTAAGGGGGGTGGTGCTTGGACATCTTTTCTCTTCTCGTTCTTTTTTAATAGCTCAGGTTCTTAAAccttatgtcattttatttttcaaaaagattttatttatttgacagacagagatcacaagtaggtagagaggcagacagagagagagggggatgcaggttccctgccgagcagagaactccatatggggcttgatcccaggaccctgggatcatgaccagagctgaaggcagaggctttaacccactgagccacccaggcgcctcctttATGTCATTTTATAAACTCTTCCTGGGTGCCAGGAACAAGCAGAGGTGAATAAGCCAGATGTGGTCTCTGCTCTCCGGCAACTCTCTGGCCAGTGGGGAAACCAGCATGCAGCAGATTCTGTGCAAACCGTACTGTGATGGGGTGAATTCAGGGCATGGTCGGGATCCAAGGGAGGGAGAGCTGCTCCAAAATGAAGAAGAAGGCAAAGAGAGCTTCCCAGGGAGAAAGCATGGAAGGACAAGAATGTTAGATCAGGGAAGTGGAGTGGATTCTTGGGACAGAATATGCAAAGGTGTGGAAAGCACAAAGCATGCTAGAGTGAGGACATGACAAGGTGCACCTGAAGAGCGCATGCGGGATAGGGCTGAAGCCGAGTCAGGAGAAGGCCAGCCTCGTAAAGGGCTTAAAGGCCACCTTGAGCTTGGATGACCTGGGGGTAACAGGGAACCACAGACAAATTCAGGTGAAGGTGGGCATGATCACATTCGCGGGGCAGTTCTGTTCTGAGCCCAGGCAGAAAGATGGGTCTTGCCCTCTCTGCAGAGAAGTGGAGAAGAAACTCACCACAAGCCCCTCCCCAAGAACtttattaagttaaaatattCTGCCATCTTAAATATCTAGAGACAAGGGTGTTGTGTCTTGGCCAGGACAGCCTGGTCTCAGAGCAGGCAGGGTCCAGAGCTGAGTGCTCAGGAGAGGAAAGTGCTTCCTGGACTCCTCTTGCCTTTGAAACCCCTTCTCTGGCCCCACTCAATTACTTGTGGCCACATAACCCAGAAGTCTTCAGTGATGGGGCTGGGTGGGCTACTCAGCTTCCCCTTGAAAAAGGAGAGTCCCAGGCCAGAGAGGTCAGCCCAGAAACAATGGTGATAGTGAGGCTATCTCTGAAAGTAGATAAGGCCAGGTTCTGGCCAGCAGTGTCCGCTGAGGACGCAAGATCTAGAGGTAGATGGTAGGGATACCAGATGTTTGTCAGGCCAGAGCGGGTCCTGCCCTCTTTTTTACCCCCACTCACTCATTTTATTCAACAGACACTGAATGCCAACTCTTCCTGGCCTGAAAAGACCTCGCCCCTGCCCGAGGGGGTCCTAATGAAGGGACATATCCAAGCAATAACTAGTTGCAGGAAAGTGGCatgagagagaagaggcagaTATATCCAAGAAGGTTGGAGCCCCAGTGTGAAGGCCTTtaaagggcttcctggagggagTTAGGGAAGGTGTCCCAGGGGAGTcagcagagagggaaagtgacttCCCCAGGGCCACATGGCTAGATCTACCACTGTCAATGGAGCTGCACATGAATAATCCCAGAGGTGTGGAAGGTTAGGATTCTAGAAACCGGGCTGTCTCGGGCTGAAGGGTCATGGAGGCCAAGGATGGACCTCCAGAACCACGAAGGCGCAGAGGGCACAAGAGCTGGGGTGGGCTGGCAGGTCTGGTAGGCCATCCAGAATCCAGCCCACAGTCCTGGCCCTGTCTCACAGCCGCCTGCGGTGGAGTGACCCGCAATGCCACCACTGGCCGTATTGTCTCCCCGGGCTTCCCGGGCAACTACAGCAACAATCTCACCTGCCACTGGCTGCTTGAGGCCCCAGAAGGCCAGAGGCTGCACTTACACTTTGAGAAGGTTTCCCTGGCGGAGGATGACGACAGGTGAGGGGAGCCGTGGGGGGTTGGGAGCACCAGGCCGGCCAGCATtcctgctgtggggacagaacaGAAGTCCGGGCCACACCCCAGCCGGGACAGTGGGACCAGCcgtgcccctcctgctctcctgaCCCAGACTCATCATCCGCAATGGAGACAACGTGGAGGCCCCTCCAGTGTATGACTCCTACGAGGTAGAGTACCTGCCCATCGAGGGACTGCTCAGTTCCGGCCGGCACTTCTTCGTGGAGCTCAGCACTGACAGCAGCGGGGCAGCTGCCGGCATGGCCCTGCGCTATGAGGGTGAGCCTGCAGGGGGCCCGCAGGGCTGAAGGGCTGGAGCCTAGGCCTCTCCTAGGGCTCTAGGTCCTCTCCTCTCACACTCTCCCCCCTGCCTCCATTCCATCATCATTCCTTCCAACTCAGCCACTGCTCACCTAGCACTTAGGTGCCCCTCCCCGAGTCCTTGGGGATTCCCACCCCATTCTTGCAGGAGACCCTCGCCTGGACCCAGGCCCTCTAGTCCGAGATAATGAATCCTTTAGAGTTTGAAGAGCAAAAAAGGCCCTAAACCCATAGAGAAGGAAAATTGCTGCAAGAGATATTCTAGAATCGTTCCTGCATGCatgcattaattaatttaaaaaccatttattgagtgcctcgTGTGTATGGAGCACAAAACTAGGTGCTAGGAATACAACGGTGATCAAGCCTGTCTCCCGCACGTGATAGGGTATGGTGCTCTGGGCATCCTTCCTCTGCTGCAAGCCTAGGACTGTGGTCGGGAAGATAAAAACCTTGGGGCGGGAGGCAGAAGGacacctgctccccccacctcccatttgGCCTGGCTGAGGCTAAGCTGTGCCGGTCCGTGGTTTGCAGCCTTCCAGCAGGGCCACTGCTATGAACCCTTTGTCAAATACGGCAACTTCAGCAGCAGCGCCCCCTCTTACCCTGTGGGCACCACCGTGGAGTTCAGCTGTGACCCTGGCTACACTCTGGAGCAGGGCTCTATCATCATCGAGTGCATTGACCCCCATGACCCGCAGTGGAACGAGACAGAGCCAGCCTGTCGAGGTCAGTAGGTACCTGTGGATGGGCCTGCCCTGGGGGCAGGAAGCAAGGTGGGGGACCAGAGCCAACGGCAGAGCCCGGGGCCATAGGGGCCCTGTGACTTGTGAGATTCAAGCTCACCCCCGATgcaaggaggaggtgggggccCCTGGCCATGGGTCAGCACTCTTGTGGGCAGGTGGCAGCCCGAGAACATAGcacagggggcggggagggggtggaatGCAGAGGGGACACACCTCTGGGGCCTCCCCTGCCTTCCAGCTGTGTGCAGTGGGGAGATCACAGACTCAGCTGGTGTGGTGCTCTCCCCCAACTGGCCGGAGCCTTATAGCCGCGGGCAAGACTGCATCTGGGGTGTGCACGTGGAGGAGGACAAGCGCGTCCTGCTGGATGTCCGAGTGTGAGTGCCCGCTGGGTGAGGGCGAGCCAGCTCCTGGTCTCTGGGGCTATCTGTGGCCCCAGCCCAACCTGGAGTCCCCAGGCCGACCCTCCCTGACAGTCCTCCTCCACAGGCTGCGCATAGGCCCTGGTGACGTGCTTACCTTCTATGATGGGGATGACCTGACGGCCCGGGTCCTGGGCCAGTACTCAGGGCCCCGTGGCCACTTCAAGCTCTTTACCTCCATGGCCGACGTCACCATACAGTTCCAGTCAGACCCCGGGGCCTCGGTGCTGGGCTACCAACAGGGCTTTGTCATCCACTTCTTTGGTGAGCTTGTTGTCATTGGGGGagtcaggggagaggggaggcccGAATATGGATCCTAAACCGCAAGTTGGAGAGACCAAGGCAATGAGCCTTGGTTCTCTTATCCGACAAAGGAAAGCTTGGAAAAGCTCCAGGCATCCCAGCCCCTGAAGGAAGCTAGTCTAATTCTCCATCGTCCCTCGGGGCCCTGTGATAGGGAGCCTTCCACTGCAGAGATTTGGGTAGACAGCAGGAAGACCTTTGTCACAAATGTGACAAACTAAGGAAAGGGGTTTGTTTCTACCTTCTGACCATCTTGAACAGAAGTGACaatttccccaccctccccagtcCCCATCTCAGGACCGGGGAACCAGCCAATGTGCTTTTTAAAGTAAAGCCAAAGCCAAAATGATAACCCAGGAAGCTCAGAAACCAAATGATGTCGGGGACAGGCCAGGAGGGGCCCCTGGGCAGGAAGGAATGCGTTGCTATGCCTGTCCAGGCCAGGCGAGGCCCAGGCCGAACCGGCAGGAAGTTGGGTGCCCTCGCAGTTAGGAAAGTAATCACAGTTATTTCAGTGCTCGCTGAGGGCCTATATCTTGCTTCCTCTGTGTCCCCCAGAGGTGCCCCGCAATGACACATGTCCAGAGCTGCCAGAGATCCCCAATGGCTGGAAGAGCCCGTCTCAGCCTGAGCTGGTACATGGCACGGTCGTCACTTACCAGTGCTACCCTGGCTACCAGGTGGTAGGATCTAGTGTCCTTATGTGCCAGTGGGACCTAACCTGGAGCGAGGACCTGCCTTCCTGTCAGAGAGGTGAGTACCTGTTCCCAACAGTCCCCTCCTCAGTGCAAGACACTAGCCTCTCTCCTTGATCCTGAACCTGACTTCGGCTGTTACCAGCTAGTGCCCTTGAATTTCCTCCACCTCTTGTAGCCTCTGTTGCCTACCCTGTGAAATGGGATCATACCTTTTCAAAGGGTTACTGCCAAGCctttcaaatatttccttcctgGTAGATAGCCGGTGTTTATTGACTCTAGTGGGTAGGAAGGGGACAAAGGAGGGAGGCACCCCAGCCAAATGGCAGGGACAGAGAAATAGGCAGCAGCGCCATGTGACAAGAAGATAATGGGCTGGCCTGGAGCAAAGCCAGGGTGGACTGGCCTTTGCTGAGTTCTACCTGGGCTACTTTCCCCCATGACCCTCTCCCTATAGTGACTTCCTGCCATGATCCTGGGGATGTGGAGCACAGCCGACGCCTCGTATCTAGCCCCAAATTTCCTGTGGGGGCCACCGTGCAGTATATCTGTGACCAGGGTTTTGTACTGACCGGTAGTCCCATCCTCACGTGCCACGACCGTCAGGCCAGCAGCCCCAAGTGGAGCGACCGGGCCCCCAAGTGTCTCCGTAAGTGTTGAATGGGGAAGAGGGGAATCATTTCGTAGGAGACAAAAGATCAAAGGATGCCACCTCTGGGGGTTCGGGACCTGGCACCCTCACTGGGCTCTGCCTGCTTTGCAGTGGAACAGCTCAAGCCATGCCACGGCCTCAGCGCCCCTGAGAACGGTGCCCACAGTCCTGAGAAGCGGCTTCACCCAGCAGGGGCTACTGTCCACTTCTCATGTGCCCCTGGCTACGTGTTGAAGGGCCAGGCCAGCATCAAGTGTGTGCCCGGGCACCCTTCCCATTGGAGTGACCCCCCACCCATCTGTAGGGCTGGTGAGTGTTCTGCCACCCTCAGAACTCCTGTCtgccccggggcacctgggtggcacagtaggttgagtgtctgacttggttTTCACATGGGTTGTGATCTTAGGGCTGTGGGATGatgccctgtgtcgggctctgagctcagcgtgAGGTCTGCTTAcaattccctctccctttccctctgctcctcctgctcatgctctctctctcaaataaattttaaaaatcttataaaaaaaaaaaaaaaagccaaaactccTGCCCGTCCCACAGAGCTGTTCTAGCAGAGAATTTAGCAAAGATGCCAAGTGTTGAACGACCTGTCCACAGCCCCCTTCATGTTACCCTTAGTCTCTCCGGTCTCTGCCAGATCCTTCTGACCTGGTGACAAGACAAATGCTAGTGTGGGCTCTCCTTGGACAAATCCTTGCCATGATCAGTCTACTCCCTACCTTAGTGGTTTGGCCCA is a window from the Neovison vison isolate M4711 chromosome 5, ASM_NN_V1, whole genome shotgun sequence genome containing:
- the SEZ6 gene encoding seizure protein 6 homolog isoform X2 translates to MRSVALLLLPSLLALLAHGLSSETPTTGDGQAPGIEETDGELTLAPTPEQPERGVHFVTTAPTLKLLNHHPLLEEFLQEGLEGGEEGLRPALPFQPDPPTPFTPSPLPRLTNQDSRPVFTSPTPAMAAAPTHPQARERPWSRESEPPILRITAPLPPVPSLGSGERPNTTPPSRAWTPTQEGPGDMGRPWAPEVKSQTLGLGMEGAITTSTASGDDEETTTTIVPTTITTVQPPGPCSWNFSGPEGSLDSPMAPSSPTDVGLDCFYYISVYPGYGVEIKVQNISLREGETVTVEGLGGPDPLPLANQSFLLRGQVIRSPTHQAALRFQSLPPPAGPGTFHFHYQAYLLSCHFPRRPAYGAVTVTSLHPGGSARFRCATGYQLKGARLLTCLNATQPFWDFQEPVCIAACGGVTRNATTGRIVSPGFPGNYSNNLTCHWLLEAPEGQRLHLHFEKVSLAEDDDRLIIRNGDNVEAPPVYDSYEVEYLPIEGLLSSGRHFFVELSTDSSGAAAGMALRYEAFQQGHCYEPFVKYGNFSSSAPSYPVGTTVEFSCDPGYTLEQGSIIIECIDPHDPQWNETEPACRAVCSGEITDSAGVVLSPNWPEPYSRGQDCIWGVHVEEDKRVLLDVRVLRIGPGDVLTFYDGDDLTARVLGQYSGPRGHFKLFTSMADVTIQFQSDPGASVLGYQQGFVIHFFEVPRNDTCPELPEIPNGWKSPSQPELVHGTVVTYQCYPGYQVVGSSVLMCQWDLTWSEDLPSCQRVTSCHDPGDVEHSRRLVSSPKFPVGATVQYICDQGFVLTGSPILTCHDRQASSPKWSDRAPKCLLEQLKPCHGLSAPENGAHSPEKRLHPAGATVHFSCAPGYVLKGQASIKCVPGHPSHWSDPPPICRAASLDGFYSGRSLDVAKAPAPSSSLDAAHIAAAIFLPLLVMALLVGGVYLYFSRLQGKSPLRLPRTRPRPYDRITVESAFDNPTYEIGETKEYEVSI
- the SEZ6 gene encoding seizure protein 6 homolog isoform X1, whose translation is MRSVALLLLPSLLALLAHGLSSETPTTGDGQAPGIEETDGELTLAPTPEQPERGVHFVTTAPTLKLLNHHPLLEEFLQEGLEGGEEGLRPALPFQPDPPTPFTPSPLPRLTNQDSRPVFTSPTPAMAAAPTHPQARERPWSRESEPPILRITAPLPPVPSLGSGERPNTTPPSRAWTPTQEGPGDMGRPWAPEVKSQTLGLGMEGAITTSTASGDDEETTTTIVPTTITTVQPPGPCSWNFSGPEGSLDSPMAPSSPTDVGLDCFYYISVYPGYGVEIKVQNISLREGETVTVEGLGGPDPLPLANQSFLLRGQVIRSPTHQAALRFQSLPPPAGPGTFHFHYQAYLLSCHFPRRPAYGAVTVTSLHPGGSARFRCATGYQLKGARLLTCLNATQPFWDFQEPVCIAACGGVTRNATTGRIVSPGFPGNYSNNLTCHWLLEAPEGQRLHLHFEKVSLAEDDDRLIIRNGDNVEAPPVYDSYEVEYLPIEGLLSSGRHFFVELSTDSSGAAAGMALRYEAFQQGHCYEPFVKYGNFSSSAPSYPVGTTVEFSCDPGYTLEQGSIIIECIDPHDPQWNETEPACRAVCSGEITDSAGVVLSPNWPEPYSRGQDCIWGVHVEEDKRVLLDVRVLRIGPGDVLTFYDGDDLTARVLGQYSGPRGHFKLFTSMADVTIQFQSDPGASVLGYQQGFVIHFFEVPRNDTCPELPEIPNGWKSPSQPELVHGTVVTYQCYPGYQVVGSSVLMCQWDLTWSEDLPSCQRVTSCHDPGDVEHSRRLVSSPKFPVGATVQYICDQGFVLTGSPILTCHDRQASSPKWSDRAPKCLLEQLKPCHGLSAPENGAHSPEKRLHPAGATVHFSCAPGYVLKGQASIKCVPGHPSHWSDPPPICRAASLDGFYSGRSLDVAKAPAPSSSLDAAHIAAAIFLPLLVMALLVGGVYLYFSRLQGKSPLRLPRTRPRPYDRITVESAFDNPTYEIGSLYFAGDERI
- the SEZ6 gene encoding seizure protein 6 homolog isoform X3, whose product is MRSVALLLLPSLLALLAHGLSSETPTTGDGQAPGIEETDGELTLAPTPEQPERGVHFVTTAPTLKLLNHHPLLEEFLQEGLEGGEEGLRPALPFQPDPPTPFTPSPLPRLTNQDSRPVFTSPTPAMAAAPTHPQARERPWSRESEPPILRITAPLPPVPSLGSGERPNTTPPSRAWTPTQEGPGDMGRPWAPEVKSQTLGLGMEGAITTSTASGDDEETTTTIVPTTITTVQPPGPCSWNFSGPEGSLDSPMAPSSPTDVGLDCFYYISVYPGYGVEIKVQNISLREGETVTVEGLGGPDPLPLANQSFLLRGQVIRSPTHQAALRFQSLPPPAGPGTFHFHYQAYLLSCHFPRRPAYGAVTVTSLHPGGSARFRCATGYQLKGARLLTCLNATQPFWDFQEPVCIAACGGVTRNATTGRIVSPGFPGNYSNNLTCHWLLEAPEGQRLHLHFEKVSLAEDDDRLIIRNGDNVEAPPVYDSYEVEYLPIEGLLSSGRHFFVELSTDSSGAAAGMALRYEAFQQGHCYEPFVKYGNFSSSAPSYPVGTTVEFSCDPGYTLEQGSIIIECIDPHDPQWNETEPACRAVCSGEITDSAGVVLSPNWPEPYSRGQDCIWGVHVEEDKRVLLDVRVLRIGPGDVLTFYDGDDLTARVLGQYSGPRGHFKLFTSMADVTIQFQSDPGASVLGYQQGFVIHFFEVPRNDTCPELPEIPNGWKSPSQPELVHGTVVTYQCYPGYQVVGSSVLMCQWDLTWSEDLPSCQRVTSCHDPGDVEHSRRLVSSPKFPVGATVQYICDQGFVLTGSPILTCHDRQASSPKWSDRAPKCLLEQLKPCHGLSAPENGAHSPEKRLHPAGATVHFSCAPGYVLKGQASIKCVPGHPSHWSDPPPICRAVAKAPAPSSSLDAAHIAAAIFLPLLVMALLVGGVYLYFSRLQGKSPLRLPRTRPRPYDRITVESAFDNPTYEIGSLYFAGDERI
- the SEZ6 gene encoding seizure protein 6 homolog isoform X4, which translates into the protein MRSVALLLLPSLLALLAHGLSSETPTTGDGQAPGIEETDGELTLAPTPEQPERGVHFVTTAPTLKLLNHHPLLEEFLQEGLEGGEEGLRPALPFQPDPPTPFTPSPLPRLTNQDSRPVFTSPTPAMAAAPTHPQARERPWSRESEPPILRITAPLPPVPSLGSGERPNTTPPSRAWTPTQEGPGDMGRPWAPEVKSQTLGLGMEGAITTSTASGDDEETTTTIVPTTITTVQPPGPCSWNFSGPEGSLDSPMAPSSPTDVGLDCFYYISVYPGYGVEIKVQNISLREGETVTVEGLGGPDPLPLANQSFLLRGQVIRSPTHQAALRFQSLPPPAGPGTFHFHYQAYLLSCHFPRRPAYGAVTVTSLHPGGSARFRCATGYQLKGARLLTCLNATQPFWDFQEPVCIAACGGVTRNATTGRIVSPGFPGNYSNNLTCHWLLEAPEGQRLHLHFEKVSLAEDDDRLIIRNGDNVEAPPVYDSYEVEYLPIEGLLSSGRHFFVELSTDSSGAAAGMALRYEAFQQGHCYEPFVKYGNFSSSAPSYPVGTTVEFSCDPGYTLEQGSIIIECIDPHDPQWNETEPACRAVCSGEITDSAGVVLSPNWPEPYSRGQDCIWGVHVEEDKRVLLDVRVLRIGPGDVLTFYDGDDLTARVLGQYSGPRGHFKLFTSMADVTIQFQSDPGASVLGYQQGFVIHFFEVPRNDTCPELPEIPNGWKSPSQPELVHGTVVTYQCYPGYQVVGSSVLMCQWDLTWSEDLPSCQRVTSCHDPGDVEHSRRLVSSPKFPVGATVQYICDQGFVLTGSPILTCHDRQASSPKWSDRAPKCLLEQLKPCHGLSAPENGAHSPEKRLHPAGATVHFSCAPGYVLKGQASIKCVPGHPSHWSDPPPICRAVAKAPAPSSSLDAAHIAAAIFLPLLVMALLVGGVYLYFSRLQGKSPLRLPRTRPRPYDRITVESAFDNPTYEIGETKEYEVSI